One window of the Colias croceus chromosome 5, ilColCroc2.1 genome contains the following:
- the LOC123691799 gene encoding transcription factor SPT20 homolog, giving the protein MDGLIHAALEAEVILNRAKHVNSNLMHFDRGVSEHKMTWTHEKMHLAESVDDTRMKFQRSASSSSTKTSEKFDLFKKLHELYNDLSRDELSQASYQGLKTTSYLLEKLLATYNLNTLIINLYPGNKGYSLSLKVNGNTQCLQPPDGNGSTSQDETLIETPRWPYEEEELLSYIDNEELPVVLLDLLESEHSCLFYSGCIIAQVRDYRQAYPSFMCDTHHVLLRPTNQSIITDAMCIGSRCGWAGEERSALEAVEAALVHAAAPPLCLEPRPAVGLLAARLHAAPRLFNTPRIRRQAKRFSQVAVNRKRKLDQFTHYHGLELLELIHRQRAKNSRQSVPHTRLTSKYPKKPPEVFKPIEPPKMEPLPLALPSEPSGPLRLARAYERPRPTPDCQPQLVEEYILETEKTSPHAGAGFFHIKLSILQRPSDQEFLGELYVDRDHVEGERNGAACRFTLGSRLQANKYIQQFTEIFTEEGRKSVRIKHIVPGQLPRVSFTGGMREIQQGQHLLLQQRTAAASNSTVQTHATTVPVVTSAIATPTAHPNTRQLPILQAQLQQVATVGTVGGVTAVGTVVGTVGNVANVANVGTVVGTVGNVANVANVGNVGNVPNVGTVVGTVGNVTTVPAVASVPAVAGVVESALKQQPSPTPRLSPQVHDIHSTQASTNQLLAQQLTNPPQPLNPQKMQSAIIHIQHPLMSSAGTSQVQTIQYTSATTTQQKTTVTKPRSTNPAINALVTSLMNSAQQFQQAANQNAAKSVASTASSNATILNLLNSAPAAMTHVTSSADNSLEHKLLTRTVSIAGARLIAATTASHTLPTYTQQVMSAYTRDGESTNVSSSESALLERLMGGEETATAQAHQQQAQPQPQPQQQTAQPVCHLQGVSLTSLQTLQGLQGLQGLPGLAGLQGVQNVQVQIPGLAAPISLSLNVSGAPSSLFVSVPPTTSVVLANQPSVLSLPIAQLMSAGVKGGVRGGTVQVVRGARPARLARPAARPALQPAGTAQFITQPQTQTLNAHQVRRKSNPDSS; this is encoded by the exons CAAGGGCTTAAAACTACATCATATTTACTAGAAAAGTTATTGGCTACATACAATCTcaatactttaataattaatctgtATCCCGGTAATAAGGGTTACTCATTATCTCTTAAAGTCAATGGAAATACACAGTGTCTTCAACCACCTGATGGAAAT GGATCAACAAGTCAGGATGAGACCCTCATAGAGACTCCAAGATGGCCTTACGAGGAAGAGGAGCTCTTAAGTTACATAGACAACGAAGAACTGCCTGTGGTGCTATTGGATCTATTGGAATCAGAACACTCCTGCTTATTTTATTCAGGATGTATTATTGCTCAAGTCAGAGACTATAGACAGGCATATCCAAGTTTTATGTGTGATACTCATCATGTTTTATTAAGGCCCACCAATcag AGTATAATAACGGATGCAATGTGCATTGGGAGTCGATGTGGGTGGGCAGGGGAGGAACGCAGTGCATTAGAGGCAGTTGAGGCTGCATTAGTTCATGCGGCTGCCCCACCTCTGTGCCTTGAACCTAGACCTGCAGTGGGATTACTAGCAGCTCGGTTGCATGCTGCTCCACGATTATTTAATACACCTCGGATAAGGCGACAGGCAAAACGATTTTCACAG GTGGCTGTGAATAGAAAGAGGAAATTAGACCAGTTTACACATTATCATGGTTTAGAATTATTGGAATTAATACATCGACAGAGAGCGAAAAATAGTAGACAGTCAGTTCCTCATACACGACTTACGTCGAAATATCCGAAAAAACCACCAGAg GTGTTCAAACCAATTGAACCGCCAAAAATGGAGCCATTACCTTTAGCTTTACCCTCGGAACCAAGTGGACCATTACGGCTGGCTCGAGCGTATGAGCGCCCGAGGCCTACACCCGACTGCCAACCTCAATTAGTTGAGGAATACATTTTGGAAACAGAGAAAACTTCACCGCATGCTGGAGCTGGTTTCTTCCATATAAAATTGAGTATATTACAGAGGCCATCAGATCAGGAATTCTTAGGAGAATTATATGTAGATAGAGACCATGTAGAAGGTGAACGTAATGGCGCGGCTTGTCGATTTACTTTAG GTTCTCGGTTACAAGCAAATAAGTATATACAACAGTTCACGGAGATATTCACAGAAGAAGGTCGAAAGTCTGTTCGGATAAAGCACATAGTACCTGGCCAATTACCAAGAGTATCATTTACTGGGGGCATGAGAGAAATT CAACAAGGACAGCATTTATTGTTGCAGCAGAGGACAGCGGCTGCCAGTAATTCTACTGTTCAAACACATGCCACCACCGTTCCTGTTGT cACGTCAGCAATAGCCACACCAACTGCTCATCCAAATACCAGGCAACTTCCTATATTG CAAGCGCAACTGCAGCAAGTTGCCACCGTTGGTACGGTCGGTGGAGTGACTGCGGTCGGCACGGTCGTTGGTACGGTTGGAAATGTGGCCAATGTTGCCAATGTTGGCACGGTCGTTGGGACCGTTGGCAACGTCGCCAACGTGGCTAACGTGGGCAACGTGGGGAATGTACCCAATGTTGGCACGGTTGTGGGTACGGTCGGCAACGTAACTACAGTGCCCGCTGTGGCTAGCGTTCCCGCGGTTGCGGGCGTTGTTGAGTCAGCTCTCAAACAGCAACCTTCGCCCACACCACGGCTGTCTCCGCAA GTTCACGATATTCATTCGACGCAGGCGTCTACAAATCAGCTGTTGGCTCAACAATTAACGAATCCTCCACAACCACTCAACCCACAGAAAATGCAGTCGGCGATAATTCACATACAACACCCTTTGATGTCTTCTGCTGGCACATCACAA GTTCAGACTATTCAATATACGAGTGCAACGACGACGCAACAAAAGACAACAGTTACAAAGCCGAGGTCGACAAATCCAGCGATCAACGCTCTCGTCACCAGTCTTATGAATTCGGCGCAGCAGTTCCAGCAAG CTGCAAACCAAAACGCGGCGAAGTCAGTGGCGAGTACAGCGAGCAGTAACGCTACGATACTGAACTTGCTCAATAGCGCGCCCGCAGCAATGACACACGTGACGTCATCAGCGGATAACTCGCTCGAGCACAAGCTGCTAACTCGAACGGTGTCCATTGCGGGCGCGAGACTCATTGCCGCAACAACTGCGTCACACACGCTGCCTACGTATACCCAGCAG GTTATGAGTGCATACACTCGTGACGGGGAATCAACGAACGTATCTAGTAGTGAGAGTGCACTATTGGAGCGTTTGATGGGTGGTGAAGAGACTGCGACTGCGCAGGCGCATCAGCAGCAAGCGCAACCGCAGCCGCAACCGCAGCAGCAAACCGCGCAACCTGTGTGTCACTTACAG GGTGTGAGCCTAACATCGCTGCAGACGCTACAAGGGTTACAAGGGCTGCAGGGGTTACCGGGGCTAGCGGGACTACAGGGTGTTCAGAACGTGCAAGTGCAAATCCCGGGGTTGGCGGCACCTATATCATTGTCACTGAATGTGTCTGGTGCACCCAGTAGTTTGTTTGTGTCGGTGCCGCCGACCACTTCGGTGGTGCTTGCTAACCAGCCCTCTGTGCTCAGTTTGCCTATTG CGCAACTGATGTCAGCGGGGGTGAAGGGCGGCGTGCGCGGCGGCACGGTGCAGGTGGTGCGCGGCGCGCGCCCCGCCCGCCTCGCGCGCCCCGCCGCCCGCCCCGCGCTGCAGCCCGCCG GCACTGCTCAATTCATCACTCAGCCCCAAACGCAAACGCTGAACGCGCACCAGGTGAGGCGGAAATCGAACCCGGACAGTTCATAG